The genomic DNA TCGTCGTCACTTTCGGTCTCGCCGCCTGCGGCAAGTCGGTGCCGCCGGGCCAGGTGTCCGATAGCGCCGCCGCCGATGCGCCGAAGGAAAGCGCCACGCTGGGCAAGGCAATCTCCGATACCGCGATCACCGCATCGGTGAAGGGCCGTCTCGGCAGCGACGCCCGGGTTTCCGAGTCGGATATTTCGGTTGAAACCAACAATGGCATTGTCACCCTGAGCGGCACGGCCAAGGGCAGCGATGCCAAGAACGCCGCCGAAGAACTGGCCCGCGCCACGCCGGACGTGAAGGGCGTCGACAACCGCATCGCGGCGCCGACCGCACTCGATACGATCGCCAAGAATGCCGAAGGCGTTGCCAGCGATGCCGGCGAAGCGATCAGCGACACGGTGATCACCACCAAGCTGAAGGCTGCGCTGATCGCCGACGAGTCGACCAAAGGCACCGCCATCAACGTCACCACCCAGGACGGCAAGGTCACCCTGAGCGGCGAAGTTGCCAGCAAGCGCGAGCGTGAGAACGCCATCGCCATCGCCAGCGGCACCGGCGGCGTGAAGAAGGTCGACGCCGACGCGCTGAAGGTTGCCAGCCGCTAAAGCCATAGCCCGATCGCCCGAACAGGCTCTCTTGTCATGACCCGCACCTTCGACCAGCTGGCAGCGCTGCATCGTCAGCTGCTCGCGGTGCGCGGTCATTGCGAAGTGCTGGCCTGCACGGCGGTTCCGGCAGTTGCGACCGTATTCGCTCGGCTGGCCACGGCGAAAGCCGAGCTGGCCGGGCAGCTGGCGCAGGAGCTGAATGCGGCCACTGTCAATCTGACCGTGGTCATCGATACCCGCAGGACCGCGAGGCTGTATCGCCGCTGGCTGGCGATGAATGCCGGGCAGCAGCTTGCCGGGGATTCGATGGCCAACTCGGCGGATGTCGCCGCGTTGGTAGCCGCCGAAGATCGCTTGCTGCATCGCTGCGAGCAGTTGCTGGCCAGCAAGCCGTCACTGACGTTGCGACAGGCCTTGAAGCGGTATGTGCCGCAGGTCGAGGTCTGCCATGCGGAGTTGCGCCGGTTGCATGTGTCACCTGATCGAGCTGCATTGATACCGGTAAGGACGCCGGTCTGGCAGCTGAGAGTCAAGCGCTGATATCAGCGCTGCGTACACCACACATAAAAACACCCCGAGTCGAAAAGGAGATTCACATGAACGAAGACATCATCAAAGGAAAGCTCAAGCAGCTCACTGGCAACATCAAGGCCAAGTGGGGCGAATTGACGGATGACGATGCATCCCTGGTCAACGGCAAGCGCGACGTGCTCGTCGGCAAGCTCCAGGAAAAGTATGGCTTGACCAAGGAAAAGGCCGAGCAGCAGATCAAGGAACTGGAAGACGCGAACTGATCTGCCACCCCCGAACTGAGGGCTTCCCCCGGAGCCTTCACGGCTGATCCCCCCGGTCAGCCCAAGCCGGTGACGGCACGGTTCCCCCCGGCCGTGTCGTCACCGGGCTGCAGGCCGAACGGCCGCAGCAGCACCCCCGCATCACTAACCCTGTTTCAACTCCAATACCTAGTGCCTGAGAGGGCAAGGAGCTGTCATGCAAGTCAATCACCGTGCTCTGCGCAGCACGTTCACCGCCGCCGTTCTCGCATCGTTCGCAGGTGGCGCCGTTGCCGGAGACGGCTGGTATCTGGGCCTGGAAGGAGGCTCGAACTGGCAGCGCCAGTCCAACGACACCCAGAGCTTCGGTGGCCTGCTGGGTGGCCAGTCACCGTTCGCGTCCAAGTACGACAACGGCTGGGTCGGCGGTGTGACCAGCGGTTATGCGTTCTCCAACGGTTTCCGTCCTGAAGTGGAACTGGCCTATCGCCAGGACCGCTACAAGCGGATCTTCGACTCCGCGTCATCGGCTGAAGGCGATGGCCGCAAGGACACCCGCAGCGCCTTCGCGAACCTCTGGTACGACCTGAAGAGCGACAGTGGCCTGTTCAAGACCGTGCATCCGTACATCGGCGTCGGCGGCGGTGTTTCGCAGCTGTGGCTGGAAAATGTCGGCAGCGCCGGCCAGGAACTGGTCAACGACCATGACACCGTGTTCGCCTATCAGGGCGGCGCCGGTATCGGCTTCGATCTGTCGCGGCGTTTGACTGCTTCGGTCGACTACCGCTACGTCGGCACCGAAAAGGGTTACTTCGAAGCCAACCCGGGTGCGGGTGGCGGACGGGTGAACTCAGGCTTCAACGGTCAGTCGGCCTTGCTGTCGGTGCGCTACGTACTGGCCGAGCAGAAGCCGTCCGATCTCGACGGCGACGGCGTGCCGGACAAGCGTGACGTCTGCCCGAACACGGCACCCGGCACGCCGGTCGACAGCACGGGTTGCGCGCTCGATGCCGACAAGGATGGCGTCAACGACAAGCTCGACGTGTGCCCGAACACGCCGGCCGGCGCCACGGTCGACGCCAAGGGTTGCCCGATCGACAGCGATGGCGACCGCGTTCCGGATTACGCCGACCAGTGCCCGAACACGCCGCCTGGCACCGATGTCGACGCCAAGGGCTGCACCATTGCACCGCCGGCTCCGGCCATCGCCGATACCGATGGTGACGGTGTTGCCGACGGCATCGACCAGTGCCCGAACACGCCGCCTGGCAAGAAGGTCACGGCCAATGGCTGTGCGGTCAACCAGTCGCTGATCCTGAAGAACGTCCACTTCGCGTTCGCCAAGTCGCTGCTGACCAACGATTCGAAGACCGTGCTCGATACCGTCGCCAAGACGATCATCGACTCGCCGGGGTTCCAGATCGAGATCGCCGGCTACACCGATAGCGTCGGTTCCGATGCCCAGAACCTGAAGCTGTCGGAGGCGCGTGCCCAGTCGGTTCGCACCTACCTGGTCAGCCGCGGTGTGTCGGCCAGCGTGCTCAGCGCCCACGGTTACGGCGAATCCAACCCGGTGGCCAGCAACGACGACGAAACCGGCCGCGCCGACAACCGTCGCGTCGAGATGAAGATCATCAACTAAAGCCCGACCCATCCGGCGCGGTCACTGCGCCGTATTTCAGGCTCCGCATTGGGCGATCCGGCAACGGGTCGCCCATTTTTTTGGCCGACGCATCGCCGGGCGGGCCGACCGGGCGGGGCGAACCGGTATCCTTTGCGCGCCCCTGCCGACCCCAGCCCGCGACTCGCCCCGTGACCCGCATCGACTTCTACATCCTGTCCGACGACTTCGCCGCTGCGACCAGCCACGTGCTGACCGCCTGCAAGCTCTGCGACAAGGCCACCGCCGGCGGCAAGCGCGTCTACGCCTATGTGCCCGACGCCGCCACGGCCGAAGCGCTGGACACCGCGCTGTGGAGTTTTCGGCAGGGTGGCTTCATCGCTCATGAACGCCTTGGCTCCAGCTTGGAAGAGCCGCTGCCGGCCGTGCTGATCGGCGCCAGTGAACCGCCGGCCAGCTACGACGGCGTGATGATCAACCTCGGTCTCGACGTGCCCGATTTCTTCAGCCGCTTCGAGCGGGTGCTGGAAATCGTCGACGCCGATCCGTCCGCGCGCACCAAGTCGCGCGAGCGCTACAAGTTCTACCGCGATCGCGGCTACGAACTGGCTACCCACAATCTCTGAGACCGCCATGTCACGAATCCTGAAGGCGGTATCCCGCTGCGCCGTGCCGATCAGCCTTGCGCTGCTGCTGCCGGCCTGCAGCCTGTTCAGCACCACGCCATCGCCGGCCAAGCGCCAGGCGGTTCGTGATGCGCTGCCCTATGGCATGGACATCGCCCAAGCCCAGTCGAAGCTGTCCGGCCTCGGCTTCGCCTGCAGCCGCCGCACCGGCAACTACACCGACGAAAGCGGCGCCGAGCACAGCAGCGAACGCTTCCTGTTCTGCGAACAGCGCCCGAACACGATCAGCTTCGCCTGCGAGAACCGCGACCAGGTCACCGTGATCGACCGCGACGGCACCGTCGCCGGCATCGAAGTCACCCGGGGTCCGTCTTGCCAACCGGCATCGCCGCCGCCGGCGACGCGGTTCAAGTAGCCGCTGGTTCGGACCGGCGCGCCGCACGCCGTACAATCCCGCTCCCGTTTACCGATAACAAAGCGCCGCTGCGGCTCACGCAGCCGGCACCGAAGACCCGACGACCCTGACATGGACAAGACGTTCGACCCCAGCCGCGTGGAAGCCCAGTGGTGCCAGACCTGGGAAGCCGATGGCTGCTATCAGCCGAGCGGCAGCGGCAAGCCGTACTCGATCATGATCCCGCCGCCGAACGTCACCGGCACCCTGCATATGGGCCACGCGTTCCAGCACACGGTGATGGACGCGCTGACTCGCTATCACCGCATGGCTGGCTTCGACACGCTCTGGCAGCCGGGCACCGATCACGCCGGCATCGCCACGCAGATGGTCGTCGAGCGCAATCTGAAATTGGCCGGTGA from Nevskia ramosa DSM 11499 includes the following:
- a CDS encoding DNA polymerase III subunit chi, which gives rise to MTRIDFYILSDDFAAATSHVLTACKLCDKATAGGKRVYAYVPDAATAEALDTALWSFRQGGFIAHERLGSSLEEPLPAVLIGASEPPASYDGVMINLGLDVPDFFSRFERVLEIVDADPSARTKSRERYKFYRDRGYELATHNL
- a CDS encoding CsbD family protein — translated: MNEDIIKGKLKQLTGNIKAKWGELTDDDASLVNGKRDVLVGKLQEKYGLTKEKAEQQIKELEDAN
- a CDS encoding BON domain-containing protein, which codes for MNFNIRNNSNPLILAAVVVTFGLAACGKSVPPGQVSDSAAADAPKESATLGKAISDTAITASVKGRLGSDARVSESDISVETNNGIVTLSGTAKGSDAKNAAEELARATPDVKGVDNRIAAPTALDTIAKNAEGVASDAGEAISDTVITTKLKAALIADESTKGTAINVTTQDGKVTLSGEVASKRERENAIAIASGTGGVKKVDADALKVASR
- a CDS encoding OmpA family protein encodes the protein MQVNHRALRSTFTAAVLASFAGGAVAGDGWYLGLEGGSNWQRQSNDTQSFGGLLGGQSPFASKYDNGWVGGVTSGYAFSNGFRPEVELAYRQDRYKRIFDSASSAEGDGRKDTRSAFANLWYDLKSDSGLFKTVHPYIGVGGGVSQLWLENVGSAGQELVNDHDTVFAYQGGAGIGFDLSRRLTASVDYRYVGTEKGYFEANPGAGGGRVNSGFNGQSALLSVRYVLAEQKPSDLDGDGVPDKRDVCPNTAPGTPVDSTGCALDADKDGVNDKLDVCPNTPAGATVDAKGCPIDSDGDRVPDYADQCPNTPPGTDVDAKGCTIAPPAPAIADTDGDGVADGIDQCPNTPPGKKVTANGCAVNQSLILKNVHFAFAKSLLTNDSKTVLDTVAKTIIDSPGFQIEIAGYTDSVGSDAQNLKLSEARAQSVRTYLVSRGVSASVLSAHGYGESNPVASNDDETGRADNRRVEMKIIN